The following are encoded in a window of Phaseolus vulgaris cultivar G19833 chromosome 3, P. vulgaris v2.0, whole genome shotgun sequence genomic DNA:
- the LOC137808824 gene encoding uncharacterized protein, with translation MASSSTLQFSILISLVLVSLFLSVKGKISKSCKTYECPTYSSSVVVSSGVVSFFVPKENQNDPAGANGLTVQRWNASSVAVRQFGGFVKNPKVEKEVDLLKASLVGTKWSATTPKSYIAAQYDPPFTLFDRVNEIWFLYE, from the exons ATGGCTTCTTCCTCCACATTGCAATTCTCAATTCTCATATCTCTTGTTTTAGTTTCATTATTTTTGAGTGTTAAAGGGAAAATTTCCAAATCATGCAAAACATACGAGTGTCCCACCTATAGT TCCTCAGTTGTTGTGTCCTCAGGTGTTGTGAGCTTCTTTGTGCCAAAAGAGAACCAAAATGACCCAGCTGGAGCAAATGGTCTCACTGTTCAGAGATGGAATGCTTCGTCTGTAGCAGTGAGACAATTTGGTGGATTTGTGAAAAATCCTAAGGTTGAGAAGGAAGTTGATCTGCTGAAGGCTAGTCTTGTTGGAACAAAATGGTCTGCCACTACTCCAAAAAGTTACATTGCGGCACAATACGATCCACCTTTTACGCTTTTCGATAGAGTCAATGAGATATGGTTCTTGTATGAATGA
- the LOC137806280 gene encoding caffeoylshikimate esterase-like, producing the protein MELSVPFRFRSRNLNSPFTHKPISHPLKHQPPFSIKPKNSTLTVRALRKAPLEGLSDELNAIARRNLDFAYTRRRVRDAFIEVHQQLDHCLFKNAPAGIRTEEWYETNSRGLEIFCKSWMPRPEIPLKASVCFCHGYGDTCTFFFEGIARRIAASGYGVFAMDYPGFGLSEGLHGYIPKFDYLVDDVIEHYTKIKARPDLRGLPRFILGQSMGGAVSLKVHLREPNNWDGMILVAPMCKIADDVLPSDAVMKVLTLLSKVMPKAKLFPTQELDELFFREPSKRKLAVYNVICYDDNPRLRTGMELLRTTKEIESQVHKVSAPLLVLHGAEDKVTDPLVSKFLYEKAASKDKSLKLYEGGYHCILEGEPDDTIFAVHHDIISWLDFRSSIK; encoded by the exons ATGGAACTCTCTGTGCCCTTCAGATTTCGATCAAGGAACCTCAACTCACCCTTTACGCACAAACCCATCAGCCATCCTTTGAAGCATCAACCACCCTTTTCAATCAAGCCCAAGAATTCTACACTGACGGTGAGAGCACTGAGAAAGGCACCTTTGGAAGGGCTGAGCGATGAGTTGAACGCTATAGCTCGTCGTAACCTTGACTTTGCTTACACTCGAAGAAGGGTCCGCGATGCTTTCATCGAGGTGCACCAGCAGCTGGATCATTGCTTGTTCAAG AATGCTCCTGCTGGGATCAGAACTGAAGAA TGGTATGAAACGAATTCAAGGGGATTAGAAATTTTCTGCAAAAGCTGGATGCCAAGGCCAGAGATTCCACTCAAGGCTTCTGTGTGTTTCTGTCATGGATATGGTGATACTTGCACCTTCTTTTTTGAAG GTATAGCCAGGAGAATTGCAGCATCTGGGTATGGTGTCTTTGCAATGGACTATCCAGGTTTTGGTCTTTCAGAAGGCTTGCATGGTTATATTCCAAAATTTGATTATCTGGTTGATGATGTTATAGAGCattatacaaaaattaaag CCAGGCCTGATCTGAGAGGCTTGCCTCGATTTATATTGGGGCAGTCAATGGGTGGAGCAGTTTCTCTTAAAGTTCATTTAAGGGAGCCAAATAATTGGGATGGAATGATACTTGTAGCTCCAATGTGTAAA ATTGCAGATGACGTCTTACCATCAGATGCAGTTATGAAGGTGTTAACTCTTTTGTCTAAAGTGATGCCAAAGGCAAAGCTCTTCCCAACCCAAGAACTAGATGAGCTGTTCTTCAGGGAACCTAGCAAGAGAAAATTG GCTGTTTACAATGTTATTTGTTATGATGATAATCCACGTCTTAGAACTGGCATGGAGCTTTTAAGAACCACAAAAGAAATTGAGTCACAAGTTCACAAG GTCTCAGCACCATTATTGGTTCTTCATGGAGCAGAAGATAAGGTGACAGATCCATTAGTGAGTAAATTTCTTTATGAGAAAGCAGCAAGCAAAGATAAGAGTTTAAAGCTGTATGAAGGTGGTTACCACTGCATTTTGGAAGGTGAACCTGATGACACAATATTTGCTGTACATCATGACATTATCTCCTGGCTTGATTTTAGGTCTTCAATCAAATGA